In a single window of the Nicotiana tomentosiformis chromosome 8, ASM39032v3, whole genome shotgun sequence genome:
- the LOC138898285 gene encoding uncharacterized protein, protein MGSLAYLPVVERPLATDIHALANKLMRLDGLEPNLVLACVVEQSSLSERIKARQFDDPHLMVLKDTVYQGGSKEVKIGNYGVMQLQGWIFVPNVDGLRDLILEEGHLSYYSIHPSVTKMYRDLK, encoded by the coding sequence atgggcagtttggcatatttacctgtagtagagaggccactagccacgGATATTCATGCTTTGGCCAATAAGCTTATGAGATTGGATGGTTTGGAGCCTAACCTAGTTCTGGCTTGTGTTGTGGAACAGTCATCATTGTCagagcgtatcaaggctcgccagtttgatgaccctcacttgaTGGTGTTGAAGGATACAGTGTATCAGGGTGGTTCTAAGGAGGTTAAAATTGGTAATTATGGTGTTATGCAGCTTCAAGGTTGGATTtttgttccaaatgttgatgggttgagagatttgatccttgaggagggtCACCTCTCGTACTATTCCATTCATCCAAGCGTCACTAAGATGTACCGGGACTTGAAATAG